Proteins encoded by one window of Cannabis sativa cultivar Pink pepper isolate KNU-18-1 chromosome 4, ASM2916894v1, whole genome shotgun sequence:
- the LOC115714552 gene encoding transcription factor bHLH93, which yields MELTQHGFLEELLAPRRDNWSSFSSVLNDQFYPSGWSFDSFEENPVLAISNPPPFVGFSNPTDPNNNNNNNSECPFIEHTLYPFVNHESVVLMPELNNNDTPSFPSQDQDYPSMVEDEEFGFLGCETQSCLEENKACKVEMEQQNTELPVFNIGLCGSGAEKKTTTTITTTTTTTSRPKKLEGQPSKNLMAERRRRKRLNDRLSMLRSIVPKISKMDRTSILGDTIDYMKELLERISKLQEEGMEDGNNQINLLGISKELKPSEVLVRNSPKFDVERRDMDTRIDICCAAKPGLLLSTVNTLEALGLEIQQCVISCFNDFSMQASCSEGAQQRTLISSEDIKQAIFRNAGYGGRCL from the exons ATGGAGCTTACTCAACATGGTTTCTTGGAGGAATTACTAGCTCCAAGAAGAGATAATTGGAGCAGTTTCTCAAGTGTTTTGAATGATCAATTCTACCCAAGTGGATGGAGCTTTGATTCATTTGAAGAGAACCCAGTTTTGGCAATCTCAAATCCTCCTCCATTTGTTGGGTTCTCTAACCCAACTGAccccaacaacaacaacaacaacaactctgAATGCCCTTTTATTGAACACACCTTATACCCTTTTGTTAACCATGAATCTGTAGTACTAATGCCAGAGCTCAACAACAATGATACGCCGTCGTTTCCATCACAAGATCAAGACTACCCTTCAATGGTGGAAGATGAGGAGTTTGGCTTTCTTGGATGTGAAACTCAGAGCTGTTTGGAAGAAAATAAAGCTTGTAAAGTTGAAATGGAACAACAAAATACAGAGCTTCCTGTTTTTAACATAGGCCTTTGTGGTAGTGGGGCAGAGAAaaagaccaccactactattactactactactactactacttctAGGCCTAAAAAGTTAGAAGGCCAACCTTCCAAAAATCTCATggctgaaagaagaagaagaaagcgtTTGAATGACAGACTTTCCATGCTCAGATCAATTGTTCCTAAAATAAGCAAG ATGGACAGAACATCTATACTTGGAGACACCATAGATTACATGAAAGAGCTTTTGGAAAGAATAAGCAAATTGCAAGAAGAAGGAATGGAAGATGGGAATAATCAAATCAATCTATTAGGCATATCCAAAGAGCTAAAACCCAGTGAAGTATTAGTGAGAAACTCTCCCAAG TTTGATGTGGAAAGGAGAGATATGGATACGAGGATTGATATATGTTGTGCAGCCAAACCAGGATTATTGCTCTCAACTGTGAACACTCTTGAAGCACTAGGACTTGAGATTCAACAGTGTGTTATAAGTTGCTTCAATGATTTTTCAATGCAAGCTTCATGTTCAGAG